A DNA window from bacterium contains the following coding sequences:
- a CDS encoding IS21 family transposase, whose product MKTTREHLNIIDAFHQLGSYRAAARACGTTDKTVKRAVERHQAGGPWIRRPRPLTKNTDAVMAVIAKKVEATDGRISAKRLVPVARAAGYSGSARNLRRAVAKMKSDWRQKRRLYRPWVATPGQHLVIDWTKITARLHMFCAVLAWSRYRFVRFANNETRETTLGLLAECFEELGAVTAVVLSDRMACLKNGIVANVVVPHPEYVRFAAHYGFRPDFCEGGDPESKGVVENLVGYAQRDLVVPEGNFGGDIAKGNRQAKLWGIEVNGRLHSETQAVPAERLEQERQLMRPLPSLRPALCRGELRKVNKTQTIRFGSARYSLPTEWVGKVVEVSVVDHEMVLAYDGHQIDRHPLMAPGEVSIKDEHYKGKPRVPARAIRVRTGTEPAFIAFGPAAEAFLRSAAATGSSRLAAELADIVSLEQSWGRDQLLTALERATRFRRFKAKDVRDILAAGWLAPNPAPPGKTLKLNLPEVPVRPLSAYALEEVR is encoded by the coding sequence TTGAAGACGACGAGGGAGCACTTGAACATCATCGATGCGTTTCACCAACTAGGGAGCTACCGGGCGGCCGCGCGGGCCTGCGGCACCACCGACAAGACGGTCAAGCGTGCAGTCGAGCGACACCAGGCCGGCGGTCCGTGGATCCGGCGGCCGCGTCCGCTGACCAAGAACACGGATGCCGTGATGGCAGTCATCGCCAAGAAGGTAGAAGCCACCGACGGTCGCATCTCGGCGAAGCGATTAGTGCCGGTGGCGAGGGCGGCCGGCTACAGCGGCTCGGCGCGCAACCTGCGCCGCGCGGTGGCGAAGATGAAATCGGACTGGCGACAGAAGCGCCGCCTGTACCGGCCCTGGGTGGCCACGCCGGGCCAGCACCTGGTCATCGACTGGACCAAGATCACGGCCCGGCTGCACATGTTCTGTGCGGTGTTGGCCTGGAGCCGATATCGGTTCGTGCGCTTCGCCAACAACGAGACCAGGGAAACCACGTTGGGGCTGCTGGCCGAGTGCTTCGAGGAGCTCGGGGCGGTGACGGCGGTGGTGCTCAGCGACCGCATGGCCTGCCTGAAGAACGGAATTGTCGCCAACGTCGTGGTGCCGCATCCCGAGTACGTCCGCTTCGCCGCTCACTACGGTTTCCGGCCCGACTTCTGTGAGGGCGGCGACCCCGAATCCAAGGGCGTGGTCGAAAACCTGGTCGGCTATGCCCAGCGCGACCTGGTGGTCCCGGAAGGCAACTTCGGCGGCGACATCGCCAAGGGCAACCGTCAGGCCAAGCTGTGGGGAATCGAGGTCAACGGCCGACTTCACAGCGAGACCCAGGCGGTGCCGGCTGAGCGCCTCGAGCAGGAGCGTCAGCTGATGCGACCGCTGCCGTCACTGCGGCCGGCGCTCTGCCGCGGCGAGCTGCGCAAGGTGAACAAGACCCAGACGATTCGCTTCGGCTCGGCGCGCTACTCGCTGCCGACCGAGTGGGTCGGCAAGGTGGTCGAGGTTTCGGTCGTCGACCACGAGATGGTGTTGGCGTATGACGGTCACCAGATCGACCGCCATCCGCTGATGGCGCCAGGCGAGGTCTCTATCAAGGACGAGCACTACAAGGGCAAGCCCAGAGTGCCGGCGCGGGCGATTCGTGTCCGCACCGGAACCGAGCCGGCGTTCATCGCGTTCGGCCCTGCAGCCGAAGCCTTCCTCCGCTCAGCAGCGGCGACTGGCAGCTCGCGCCTGGCCGCTGAGCTGGCCGACATCGTCAGCCTGGAGCAGAGCTGGGGCCGCGACCAGCTGCTCACCGCCTTGGAACGAGCGACGCGCTTTCGCCGCTTCAAGGCCAAGGACGTGCGCGACATCCTGGCCGCGGGTTGGCTCGCACCCAACCCCGCACCTCCGGGCAAGACCTTGAAGCTGAATCTGCCTGAAGTTCCCGTGCGACCTCTGAGCGCCTATGCCTTGGAGGAGGTTCGATGA
- a CDS encoding N-acetylmuramoyl-L-alanine amidase — protein MAGPIANARHVPLRTRRRRGPSPLLRTALAVALLVALAIVAVRVIGVTRAASAITANLGSLGGLTPSLAASQVPLSGLESGACISYPPTHGNSVRTVFLDAGHGGLDPGVVGAAGGHQVLEKDSALAVATRLSTLLRADGYRVVMARTQDSSVIKLSASDSATGALTDDAEHRDLLARAACANAAGASVLLSIHFNGFDDPSVGGTETFYDVARPFAAANKQLAADLQSALVAELGTSDRGVWTDDQLAAPTLTNAGSAYGHLIELGPTASGWVDNPSQMPGALVEPLFVTNPADAQLAADPAGQQRIAGALASGLLKYLSAAG, from the coding sequence ATTGCCGGGCCGATCGCAAACGCCCGCCACGTCCCACTCCGCACTCGGCGCCGGCGGGGCCCTTCGCCCCTGCTTCGCACAGCGCTAGCCGTGGCGCTCTTGGTCGCGCTCGCCATCGTGGCGGTACGCGTGATCGGCGTGACCCGGGCGGCGAGCGCGATCACCGCCAACCTCGGCTCATTGGGCGGCCTGACGCCGTCGCTGGCCGCCAGTCAGGTCCCGTTGAGCGGCCTTGAGTCGGGAGCATGCATCAGCTATCCACCGACTCATGGGAACTCCGTCAGGACGGTCTTCCTCGATGCGGGCCACGGCGGGCTCGACCCGGGTGTCGTCGGTGCGGCCGGAGGTCACCAGGTGTTGGAGAAGGATTCCGCGCTCGCCGTGGCCACGCGCCTGAGCACCCTTTTGCGTGCCGACGGCTATCGCGTGGTCATGGCGCGAACGCAGGATTCAAGCGTGATCAAGCTGTCGGCTTCCGACTCCGCGACCGGCGCCCTCACCGATGACGCCGAGCATCGGGATCTGCTGGCCCGGGCGGCTTGCGCCAACGCCGCCGGTGCGTCCGTTCTGCTGTCGATCCATTTCAACGGCTTTGACGACCCGTCGGTCGGCGGCACGGAGACGTTCTATGACGTTGCACGCCCCTTTGCCGCGGCCAACAAGCAGCTGGCCGCTGACCTGCAGTCGGCGCTGGTCGCTGAGCTGGGGACATCTGATCGCGGCGTGTGGACCGACGACCAGCTGGCGGCGCCCACGCTGACGAACGCCGGCAGCGCTTACGGCCATCTCATCGAGCTCGGTCCGACGGCCTCGGGCTGGGTCGACAACCCAAGCCAGATGCCCGGAGCGTTGGTCGAGCCCTTGTTCGTGACCAACCCGGCGGACGCCCAGCTGGCGGCCGACCCGGCCGGCCAGCAGCGGATCGCGGGGGCGTTGGCGTCCGGCCTCTTGAAGTACCTGAGCGCCGCCGGCTGA
- a CDS encoding winged helix-turn-helix transcriptional regulator, which yields MARQRADEPNMIAGHSTRMEVLELLRRRGRCSAETMAADLGVTPNAVRQHLTNLERDGFVVSHPERSRRGRPALLFSLTERADSVFPKRYGQLATMVLQEVQEMGGPAALDEVFERVATRHAAAIAPDLHGLEFDEKLRRVVAWIGRAGTLAEQTETAEGVKVMIHNCPFRNTALKFPQVCAITPHLMSQLLGTAVSQSDSIHRHDPYCSFVVQRPSGAQ from the coding sequence ATGGCGCGCCAGCGAGCGGATGAGCCCAACATGATCGCCGGCCATTCGACCCGCATGGAAGTCCTGGAGCTGCTCCGGCGCAGGGGCCGCTGTAGCGCCGAGACCATGGCCGCGGACCTTGGCGTGACGCCCAACGCGGTGCGCCAGCACCTGACCAACCTCGAGCGAGACGGTTTCGTCGTCAGCCACCCCGAGCGGAGCCGCCGCGGGCGGCCGGCCCTCCTCTTCTCGCTGACGGAGCGCGCCGACTCGGTCTTTCCCAAGCGCTACGGCCAGCTCGCGACCATGGTGCTGCAGGAGGTCCAGGAGATGGGCGGCCCAGCGGCCCTCGACGAGGTCTTCGAGCGCGTCGCCACCCGGCACGCGGCCGCAATCGCGCCCGACCTCCACGGCCTCGAATTTGACGAGAAGCTGCGCCGGGTGGTGGCGTGGATCGGGCGGGCCGGGACGCTCGCCGAGCAGACCGAGACTGCGGAAGGAGTTAAGGTGATGATTCACAACTGCCCCTTCCGCAACACCGCGCTCAAGTTCCCCCAGGTCTGCGCCATCACGCCCCACCTCATGTCGCAGCTGCTGGGCACAGCGGTCTCGCAGTCGGACTCCATCCACCGTCACGACCCCTACTGCTCGTTTGTCGTCCAGCGGCCTTCCGGCGCTCAGTAG
- a CDS encoding NAD(P)H-hydrate epimerase produces the protein MSSSGLPALSSRQVKEVDALAWERFGISVDWLMEAAGWQVARSCPVPAAVVCGVGNNAGDGLAAARHLHRWGRLASVCCVDTGRLREAAGRELESLRRIGVAVSGELRLDGAEMVVDAIFGTGLSRPPEGRFAACIEAINASGLPVLAVDLPSGLDADSGVAYAPTVKASTTVTLGLPKPGLLKGDGPGLAGEVWVADIGVPFEAYAALGLDVPPHLFSAQDRVRLDAIR, from the coding sequence TTGTCGTCCAGCGGCCTTCCGGCGCTCAGTAGCCGGCAAGTCAAGGAGGTCGACGCGCTCGCGTGGGAGCGCTTCGGCATCTCGGTCGACTGGTTGATGGAGGCGGCCGGCTGGCAGGTCGCGCGGTCTTGCCCGGTGCCGGCGGCCGTCGTCTGCGGCGTCGGCAACAACGCCGGTGACGGCCTGGCGGCCGCCCGTCACCTGCACCGCTGGGGCAGGCTCGCGAGCGTCTGCTGCGTCGATACGGGCCGGTTGCGCGAGGCCGCCGGCCGGGAGCTCGAAAGCCTGCGCAGGATCGGGGTCGCCGTCTCCGGCGAGCTCCGGCTCGATGGCGCTGAGATGGTCGTCGACGCCATCTTCGGGACCGGGCTCTCCCGGCCGCCGGAAGGCCGTTTTGCCGCCTGCATCGAGGCGATCAACGCATCGGGTCTGCCGGTGCTTGCGGTCGACCTGCCGTCGGGGCTCGACGCCGACTCCGGCGTCGCCTACGCTCCAACTGTGAAGGCTTCGACGACGGTCACGCTCGGGCTGCCCAAACCCGGCCTACTCAAGGGAGACGGCCCCGGACTCGCGGGCGAGGTCTGGGTGGCGGATATCGGCGTTCCGTTCGAGGCCTACGCCGCGCTGGGATTGGATGTCCCGCCTCACCTCTTCTCGGCCCAGGATCGGGTGCGTTTGGACGCGATCCGATGA
- a CDS encoding ATP-dependent DNA ligase — protein sequence MRSTERRSFRYSSRNGQRRIENYDRPPCSDMLDFARAAAAVGATSATLEKTRLLAAYLRTLDPDDLRRAAVFLTGRAFSPSQRRTLGLGWSAVSKVVSRISGRAPEELDLLFQKHSDLGDWAGEALTGRTQPVHVSLEEVAGTLESIRTARGGAKTAPLEHLVRRLDPEAARFLIKIIAGELRIGLSEGLVEAAVAEAFAVPITQVKRVHLITGDIGETAVRCKLGTLDTTAVTLFQPVRFMLASPVETAAEAFDRMGADRVWTEEKYDGVRCQLHRQGARVELFSRDLKETTTAFPELAEKAQSIGHDVLLDGEVLAHRAGRVLRFFELQHRLGRKQVAAELRREVPVALVIFDLLWLDGRSLLDEPLDRRRKLLESLGVEHPFLLARVEEATGPEDLERIFAETRARGNEGLMVKDPLSPYTPGRRGLAWLKLKRPLATLDVVVTAVEWGHGKRKGVLSDYTFAVKDAGADRLVNVGKAYTGLTDAEIATMTERFLALTIENLGRARVVRPEVVLEVAFDSIQHSGRHLSGYALRFPRIVRIRDDKPVEEIDTLERVAELYDRYFGEKTEVSLSEVAET from the coding sequence ATGCGCAGCACCGAGCGCCGTTCCTTCAGGTATTCCTCGAGAAACGGACAGCGACGCATCGAGAATTACGATAGGCCACCGTGCTCGGACATGCTTGATTTCGCGCGAGCCGCCGCGGCGGTCGGAGCCACCTCCGCCACGCTCGAGAAGACACGCCTCCTCGCCGCCTACCTGCGAACCCTCGACCCCGACGACCTCCGACGGGCCGCGGTGTTCCTGACCGGGCGTGCTTTCAGCCCATCCCAGCGACGCACGCTCGGACTCGGCTGGTCGGCCGTGAGCAAGGTGGTGTCGAGGATTTCGGGCCGAGCGCCCGAGGAGCTCGACTTGCTGTTTCAAAAGCACTCCGACCTCGGTGACTGGGCGGGCGAGGCGCTCACCGGCCGGACTCAGCCGGTTCACGTGTCGCTGGAGGAGGTGGCGGGAACGCTCGAATCGATCCGGACCGCGCGCGGGGGGGCGAAAACCGCGCCTCTCGAGCACCTCGTTCGACGGCTCGATCCGGAGGCGGCGAGGTTCCTGATCAAGATCATCGCGGGCGAGCTGCGCATCGGCTTGAGCGAGGGCCTGGTGGAGGCCGCGGTCGCCGAAGCGTTCGCGGTCCCGATCACGCAGGTCAAGCGCGTCCATCTCATCACCGGCGACATCGGCGAGACGGCGGTGCGGTGCAAGCTTGGAACGCTCGATACCACCGCGGTCACCCTGTTCCAGCCGGTGCGCTTCATGCTCGCCAGCCCCGTCGAGACCGCCGCCGAGGCCTTCGACCGGATGGGCGCGGACAGGGTTTGGACGGAGGAGAAGTACGACGGCGTCCGCTGCCAGCTCCATCGCCAGGGCGCTCGGGTCGAGCTCTTCTCGCGTGACCTGAAGGAGACGACCACCGCGTTCCCGGAGCTGGCGGAGAAGGCTCAGAGCATCGGCCACGACGTCCTCCTCGACGGCGAGGTGCTGGCACACCGCGCCGGTCGTGTGCTGCGCTTCTTCGAGCTCCAGCACCGCCTGGGCCGCAAGCAGGTGGCGGCCGAGCTGAGGCGCGAGGTGCCTGTGGCGCTGGTGATCTTCGACCTGCTGTGGCTCGACGGCCGCTCACTGCTGGACGAGCCGCTCGACCGGCGCCGCAAGCTGCTCGAGAGCTTGGGGGTTGAGCATCCCTTCCTCCTGGCCAGGGTGGAGGAGGCGACCGGCCCCGAAGACCTCGAGCGGATCTTCGCCGAGACTCGCGCGCGGGGCAACGAAGGGTTGATGGTCAAGGACCCGCTGAGCCCTTACACGCCGGGGCGCCGCGGGCTGGCCTGGCTGAAGCTGAAGCGGCCGCTGGCGACACTCGACGTGGTCGTGACCGCGGTCGAGTGGGGACACGGCAAACGCAAGGGGGTTCTCTCCGACTACACGTTCGCGGTCAAGGACGCCGGCGCCGACCGCCTCGTCAACGTCGGCAAGGCTTACACCGGCCTCACCGACGCCGAGATCGCCACCATGACCGAGCGGTTCCTCGCCCTCACCATCGAAAACCTCGGCCGAGCGCGCGTGGTGCGCCCCGAAGTCGTGCTCGAGGTCGCATTCGATTCCATCCAGCACTCGGGCCGCCACCTGAGCGGCTATGCGCTTCGCTTTCCGCGCATCGTCCGCATCCGCGACGACAAGCCGGTGGAGGAGATCGACACGCTCGAGCGCGTCGCCGAGCTGTATGACCGCTATTTCGGGGAGAAGACCGAGGTCTCGCTGTCGGAGGTCGCAGAGACATGA
- a CDS encoding MBL fold metallo-hydrolase, translated as MKLTFMGTAGARFMVAKQLAASGGLYVEDGDARISLDPGPGAIVQYAKRKVDLTKLDAIVLSHRHLDHSGDVNVMIEAMTEGGFRRRGRLFCPSDALDDDPVVLNYLRRFPQEVVRLQPESSYAVNGLSFTTSPRHIHQAETYGFRFGDKLGWVTDSAYYDGIAEQHRAEVMVIHLVLMQCRPELPHLCLEDAERIIREAKPRLAILTHFGMTVWRAHPWELAADLTQRLGTEVKAARDGMRVEI; from the coding sequence ATGAAGCTCACCTTCATGGGCACGGCCGGCGCCCGGTTCATGGTCGCCAAGCAGCTCGCGGCGTCCGGCGGTCTTTACGTCGAAGACGGGGACGCGCGCATCAGCCTCGACCCCGGGCCGGGGGCCATCGTGCAGTATGCGAAGCGCAAGGTCGACCTGACCAAGTTGGACGCCATCGTCCTCAGCCACCGTCACCTCGACCACTCCGGCGACGTCAACGTGATGATCGAGGCGATGACCGAGGGCGGCTTCCGCCGCCGCGGCCGGCTTTTCTGCCCGTCCGACGCCCTCGACGACGACCCCGTGGTGCTCAACTATCTCCGCCGGTTTCCGCAGGAGGTGGTGCGCCTGCAGCCGGAAAGCTCGTACGCCGTCAACGGCCTCTCCTTCACCACGAGCCCGCGACACATCCACCAGGCCGAGACGTATGGGTTCCGTTTCGGCGACAAGCTCGGTTGGGTCACCGACTCCGCCTACTACGACGGCATCGCCGAACAGCACAGGGCCGAGGTGATGGTGATCCACCTCGTCCTGATGCAGTGCCGGCCCGAGCTGCCGCATCTGTGCCTCGAGGACGCCGAACGCATCATCCGTGAGGCCAAGCCGCGCCTGGCGATCCTCACGCACTTCGGGATGACCGTCTGGCGGGCCCATCCGTGGGAGCTCGCCGCCGACCTGACGCAGAGACTGGGGACGGAGGTCAAAGCCGCGCGTGACGGGATGCGCGTCGAGATCTGA
- a CDS encoding sodium:proton antiporter, with amino-acid sequence MTPQQRFLLLLILVGALATVLGLVSRRARLLPYPVVLAAAGIAIGLLPGGRFPRVGADVILLAFVPGLVFEAALTLDLGELRRQFVSVGLLASAGVALTVLLIGALTHLILGLSWASGMLLGAILAATDPIAVITLLRRLKAPAGLAAILEGESLFNDGTGVAVFTAVLATILSGAPSAGDATLRFFEITVGGTALGLGAGFLGLALLRFAEDAPLEILATLVIAYGSYLVADVMHASGIVAAVVAGIVVARYGSAIGRLHGPQLLGFWNLLAFVLNAMLFILVGAALPAWKLLPVAGMVAVAFVIMLVTRAIPVYGLLGAAALRPPAIPWRWRHLTFWSGLRGALSVALALSVAGVTGVDSRVSLIAYGVVLLSLLVQGALITPITRGLRLEIPA; translated from the coding sequence ATGACACCGCAGCAGCGATTCCTCCTCCTGCTGATCCTGGTCGGAGCCCTCGCCACCGTCCTCGGCCTGGTTTCGAGGCGCGCCCGGCTGCTGCCCTATCCGGTGGTGCTGGCGGCGGCCGGCATCGCGATCGGGCTGCTTCCCGGCGGGCGGTTCCCGCGCGTCGGCGCGGACGTGATCCTGCTGGCGTTCGTGCCGGGCCTGGTCTTCGAAGCCGCGCTCACGCTCGACCTGGGCGAGCTGCGCCGGCAGTTCGTCTCGGTCGGCCTCCTGGCCAGCGCCGGCGTGGCCCTCACCGTGCTGCTGATCGGCGCCCTGACTCACCTCATCCTCGGGTTGAGCTGGGCGAGCGGCATGCTGCTGGGGGCGATCCTCGCGGCCACGGATCCGATTGCCGTGATCACGTTGCTGCGCCGCCTCAAGGCGCCGGCCGGCCTGGCTGCCATCCTCGAGGGTGAGAGCCTGTTCAACGACGGCACCGGGGTCGCCGTCTTCACGGCCGTGCTGGCCACCATTCTCAGCGGCGCGCCATCGGCCGGCGACGCGACGCTGCGCTTTTTCGAGATCACCGTCGGCGGCACGGCGCTGGGATTGGGCGCCGGCTTTCTGGGGCTCGCCCTCCTTCGATTCGCGGAGGACGCGCCGCTGGAGATCCTGGCCACGCTGGTCATCGCCTACGGCAGCTACCTCGTCGCCGACGTCATGCACGCGTCAGGGATCGTCGCCGCCGTCGTCGCGGGCATCGTGGTGGCCCGATACGGCTCGGCGATCGGCCGCCTGCACGGCCCTCAGCTGCTCGGTTTCTGGAACCTGCTCGCTTTCGTCCTCAACGCGATGCTCTTCATCCTGGTCGGGGCCGCGCTGCCGGCGTGGAAGCTGCTGCCCGTGGCCGGGATGGTGGCCGTGGCGTTCGTGATCATGCTCGTCACCCGCGCGATCCCGGTTTACGGGCTGCTCGGAGCGGCGGCCCTGCGGCCGCCGGCCATACCCTGGCGGTGGCGGCATCTCACCTTCTGGTCCGGGCTGCGCGGCGCGCTCTCTGTGGCGCTGGCGCTTTCGGTCGCAGGCGTGACCGGGGTGGACAGCCGCGTCTCGCTGATCGCCTACGGCGTGGTCCTGCTCTCGCTCCTCGTGCAGGGCGCCCTCATCACACCGATCACGCGCGGCCTTCGTCTCGAGATTCCGGCATGA
- a CDS encoding DUF2029 domain-containing protein: MNAWRWRGKVALLAVAVGFVIYPLIETGNDVINSDWPAFATGARVLVSDPAHLYDLDVQRRVQFEVTGGRTLVSLGIHGILPFVAPAWVAFFAVPFELLGTNLGGRLWILFGLGCFALGLLLAVRPRPPSAILPAFAGMPTALLLLNAQVDGLVALGFGGAIALWSRPYLAGLCLGLTLVKPQLVLPAGAALLLTRRWRVLAGWAAAGALMCAAAAVLNPRWVLDWLPALNGPVRPGSREIDLPHFGTVLPAFGGYAVAVLSLATLVAIVALANHRRAEFRPAAAVLVAGGVLVAPHALPTDFVLVAVAMAIWGEAGWADWLLLSAGAAIAALTPAPAPAAVGVLVVGWLCLRIAGVSWWRRAPVPASAR; this comes from the coding sequence ATGAACGCCTGGCGGTGGCGGGGGAAGGTGGCGCTGCTGGCGGTGGCGGTCGGCTTCGTCATCTACCCGCTCATCGAAACCGGCAACGACGTCATCAACTCGGACTGGCCCGCGTTCGCCACCGGCGCCCGGGTGCTGGTCAGCGATCCCGCGCACCTCTACGACCTGGACGTGCAGCGTCGCGTCCAGTTCGAAGTCACGGGCGGCCGGACCCTGGTCAGCCTCGGCATCCACGGCATCCTTCCTTTCGTCGCCCCGGCCTGGGTCGCGTTTTTCGCGGTGCCTTTCGAACTCCTCGGGACGAACCTGGGCGGCAGGCTGTGGATCCTGTTCGGGCTCGGCTGCTTTGCGCTCGGCCTCCTGCTCGCCGTCCGGCCGAGACCTCCGTCGGCCATCCTGCCCGCGTTTGCCGGCATGCCCACGGCGCTGTTGCTGCTCAACGCCCAGGTGGACGGCCTGGTCGCGCTCGGCTTCGGCGGCGCCATCGCCCTGTGGTCGCGCCCTTACCTGGCCGGGCTGTGCCTGGGCTTGACCCTGGTCAAGCCGCAGCTGGTGCTGCCGGCCGGCGCCGCGCTTTTGCTGACGCGGCGGTGGAGAGTCCTGGCGGGCTGGGCGGCGGCCGGAGCCCTGATGTGCGCGGCCGCCGCCGTCCTCAACCCACGGTGGGTGCTCGACTGGCTGCCGGCGCTCAACGGCCCGGTGCGACCGGGCAGCCGCGAGATCGACCTTCCCCATTTCGGGACCGTGCTGCCCGCCTTTGGGGGTTACGCCGTGGCGGTGCTGTCCCTCGCCACGCTGGTCGCGATCGTGGCCCTCGCGAACCATCGCCGCGCCGAATTCCGGCCCGCCGCCGCCGTGCTGGTCGCCGGCGGTGTCCTGGTGGCGCCGCACGCCCTGCCGACCGACTTCGTGCTCGTGGCGGTGGCGATGGCGATCTGGGGCGAAGCCGGATGGGCGGACTGGCTGCTGCTGTCAGCCGGCGCGGCGATCGCGGCGCTCACACCGGCGCCGGCACCGGCGGCCGTCGGGGTGCTGGTGGTGGGTTGGCTGTGCCTGCGGATCGCCGGCGTCAGCTGGTGGCGGCGAGCACCGGTACCGGCGTCTGCTCGATGA
- a CDS encoding ATP-dependent Clp protease proteolytic subunit, translating to MPAVAYIPTVTENEGGNRERTFDIYSRLLKDRIILIGRPIDDVVANLVVAQLIYLSADDPEKEIQIYVNSPGGAVSAGFAIYDTMQYVQSPISTVCIGRAASFGTVVLMAGAKGRRFSLPSATIHMHQPLIGGRGLQGQASDLDIHAREIVRIKGVLNELIAKHTGQPLERVDRDTDRDFFLNPQEAVEYGLIDGIIEQTPVPVLAATS from the coding sequence GTGCCTGCAGTGGCCTACATACCGACCGTCACGGAAAACGAGGGCGGCAACCGCGAGCGTACCTTCGACATCTACTCACGGCTCCTCAAGGACCGGATCATCCTCATCGGGCGGCCCATCGATGACGTCGTCGCCAACCTGGTCGTCGCCCAGCTCATCTATCTCTCGGCCGACGACCCCGAGAAGGAGATCCAGATTTACGTCAACTCGCCGGGAGGTGCCGTGAGCGCCGGTTTCGCGATCTACGACACGATGCAGTACGTCCAGTCGCCGATCTCCACGGTGTGCATCGGCCGCGCGGCGAGCTTCGGCACCGTGGTGCTCATGGCGGGCGCCAAGGGCCGCCGGTTCTCGCTGCCGAGCGCGACGATCCACATGCACCAACCGCTCATCGGCGGCCGGGGTCTACAGGGTCAGGCGAGCGACCTGGACATCCACGCTCGAGAGATCGTGCGCATCAAGGGCGTGCTGAACGAGCTCATCGCCAAGCACACCGGCCAGCCGCTTGAGCGCGTCGACCGGGATACCGACCGCGACTTCTTCCTCAACCCGCAGGAGGCGGTCGAGTATGGGTTGATCGACGGGATCATCGAGCAGACGCCGGTACCGGTGCTCGCCGCCACCAGCTGA
- a CDS encoding O-methyltransferase — MRTVQVTEELQAYLDGLLAPRDAVLARMEDEAHRENIPIVDAHEGALLRLLVRLSGAKRILELGTATGYSGIWLLRGAGGGSLTTFEVDHRRAERARANLADAGLGKQALVLEQDVVAGLEKLNARFDACFIDLLNSFPSEEVTRLVVELCLERLDAGALLMADNALRQGEVLQPRGQQARNVAFYNALVSRHPRLESVVIPIRDGLSVARVKD, encoded by the coding sequence ATGAGGACGGTCCAGGTCACCGAAGAGCTGCAGGCCTACCTGGACGGCCTCCTGGCGCCGCGCGACGCCGTGCTCGCACGCATGGAGGACGAGGCCCATCGGGAGAACATCCCCATCGTCGACGCGCACGAGGGCGCACTGCTGCGCCTGCTCGTCAGGCTGTCCGGCGCGAAGCGGATCCTCGAGCTCGGGACGGCCACCGGCTACAGCGGCATCTGGCTGCTGCGCGGCGCCGGCGGCGGGTCGCTGACGACCTTCGAGGTGGACCACAGGCGAGCCGAGCGGGCGCGTGCCAACCTCGCCGACGCCGGACTGGGGAAGCAGGCCCTGGTGCTCGAGCAGGACGTGGTCGCCGGCCTGGAGAAGCTGAACGCCAGGTTTGACGCGTGCTTCATCGACCTCTTGAACTCATTCCCGTCCGAGGAGGTGACACGCCTGGTCGTCGAGCTGTGTCTCGAGCGGCTGGACGCGGGAGCGCTCCTGATGGCCGACAACGCGCTGCGCCAAGGCGAGGTGCTGCAGCCGAGGGGCCAGCAGGCGCGCAACGTCGCCTTCTACAACGCGCTGGTGTCGAGGCATCCGCGCCTGGAGAGCGTCGTCATCCCGATCCGAGACGGCCTGTCCGTCGCCCGCGTGAAGGACTAA
- the moaD gene encoding molybdopterin converting factor subunit 1: MAVAIAVRARLFARLREQAGTESQTVELPAGSTLADVYQALRRSHPALEPDRAAVRAALNQEFADWSAEVANGDEVAFIPPVSGGAHGGVLFELTNRPLDARRMETAVAHKGAGAICTFTGVVRDSSRGRSVTHLDYEAYAEMATSQMRRIGDEIAERWPQARVAMAHRTGRLEIGEASVVVSVSCPHRAEAIAACRWGIDRLKETVPIWKKEHAADGTYWIEGDEAQPAGD, encoded by the coding sequence ATGGCGGTTGCCATCGCCGTCCGCGCCAGGCTCTTCGCCCGGCTGCGCGAGCAGGCCGGAACCGAGAGCCAAACCGTCGAGCTCCCCGCCGGCTCAACCCTGGCTGACGTGTACCAAGCGCTGCGGCGCTCGCACCCTGCCCTCGAGCCCGATCGCGCCGCTGTTCGAGCCGCGCTCAACCAGGAGTTCGCGGACTGGAGCGCGGAGGTCGCGAACGGGGACGAGGTGGCGTTCATTCCGCCGGTGAGCGGAGGTGCGCATGGAGGCGTTCTCTTCGAGCTCACGAACCGTCCCCTCGACGCGCGCCGCATGGAGACGGCCGTCGCGCACAAGGGCGCGGGCGCGATCTGCACATTCACCGGCGTCGTGCGGGACAGCTCGCGCGGCCGCTCGGTGACTCACCTCGACTATGAGGCCTATGCCGAGATGGCGACGTCGCAGATGCGGCGCATCGGCGACGAGATCGCCGAGCGCTGGCCGCAGGCGCGGGTCGCGATGGCCCATCGCACCGGCCGCTTGGAGATCGGAGAGGCGTCGGTGGTCGTGTCGGTGTCGTGCCCGCACCGCGCCGAGGCCATCGCCGCGTGCCGGTGGGGCATCGACCGTCTCAAGGAGACGGTGCCGATCTGGAAGAAGGAGCATGCCGCCGACGGCACGTACTGGATCGAAGGGGACGAAGCCCAGCCGGCGGGTGATTAG